The nucleotide sequence AAGTCGAGGTGGAGTTAGACGGCACGGTTGCACACGGTCCGATCGATATCGGCTCGGTGGATGTGTCGGATGAGGCGCTCCTCGAGGACGTCGACGACGAAGCCACCACCGACGCCCAGATCCATGACTCCGCCTTCGACCGCGAGGGCGCGATGCTCGTGATCGTCGACCTGCCGCTATCCGAGGTTCCCGGTATCGTCAAAACCGAAGACAAGGAGGTGGCGGTCTCGAAGCTGGGCGACGCGCTCGTGATGGTTGCTCAGGCCAGCCTCGACTCCGTGCGCAGTATCTTCCCGCGGCCGTCTTACCAGATGATGGTGTCGGCGGGGAGCGCAGAGCAGAACCCCACGCTCTACGTGCGGCGCGACAACTCCTACCTGACCTGGGATTGGAGCGGAGAGCTTCCCGTTTTCGGATGGATCGACCCGGACACGGAAGCCTACGAGTTCGTGGTAGACGAAACGGGCGCCGGAGCGGTTGCGCGCAAAATGGTGGCCGACGTCATTGCCGTGCGCTTCGCCGACATCCGCAACGCCCTGCGCGCGCAAACCAACGGCGTGCGCGCGCTAATCGAAGCCCTTGGTCTTCCCGCAGAATTTGCGGATGTGCTCGACGGGAGGGGTGAGCTTTCCAGTATTCCCAGCTCTCGCCTCTTCGAACCGAGCACCGCTGGCGCGGCCTTCGAGGATCGCCTCGCGTTCGAACTCGCCGGAGAAGGATTCGTCGAACCGACTGTAGCGGGGGCCTACCGCAAGGTTTATTTGGAACGCACATGGGCCGTTGCGCTGGCCTCGGCCGTGCAGACCGCCGTCGCCGGAGCAATGCTCGCTGCGGCTTTCGGGCGGTCAAACGCGGGAAGCCGTGGCGGATGTTGGCGGCGCTCGGGGGCGCCGGTGTCGTGTCAGGTCTGACGCGCATCCTCACCACCGCCTACGCGAGCCAGCTCGTCAACCAGCGCCAATCCGACATCGACACCTGGAAGCGCATGCATAACTGGCAGGAGAAACATGACTGATCTTCCCATTGAACCCACCGACGCGGACCTCGAAGCGTTCTGGACCCACGCGATTATCGCCGGTCGCCTCAATCCGATCGACGCCGTGGGTGGGCAAACCGACGTGGTCTCGCTGCAGCCGGGCGCGTTCGCGTTCGGGACGACGCGGCGGCAGGCCAACGAGCTCGCCGAGCGGGTCCTTGCAGGAGACAAGACCGCCACGAGTAGCTTCCGGGCCGCCTACGACGTCGCGGGCCAGCCCCTGCCGACCGTGGACGACATGTGGATTTTGTGCGACGGCGAAGGGTGCCCGCGCGCACTGCTGCGCAACACCGCTGTGGTGGTGAATCCATTTGGTGAGATTGGCGCTGATATTGCCAGCGCTGAGGGCGAAGGTGACCTGACGGCGTGGCGTGCCGACCATGAAGCGTTCTTCACCTCCGAGGGCAGTGAGATTGGCTACACGTTTGACCCTGCGGGCGATGTGGTGACCGAGTTTTTCACGGTACTTTACGCCAACGA is from Trueperella pyogenes and encodes:
- a CDS encoding ASCH domain-containing protein, producing MTDLPIEPTDADLEAFWTHAIIAGRLNPIDAVGGQTDVVSLQPGAFAFGTTRRQANELAERVLAGDKTATSSFRAAYDVAGQPLPTVDDMWILCDGEGCPRALLRNTAVVVNPFGEIGADIASAEGEGDLTAWRADHEAFFTSEGSEIGYTFDPAGDVVTEFFTVLYANEQTR